The region TGCCGAGACCACGTCCATGCCAGCTGCGCCTGTTGTGGCATAGGCGGGGAGGGGCAGATCGAGCCCATGGGGCAGGCGCTTTACGAGGACGGGGACTTCAGGCGAGTGCATTGGCGATTCTTTCGATCAGGAGGGCGGCGGCGGCGTCCTTGGGCAGTTCCGGCAGGGTTTCGACGCCCGCCGCGCTGACGATGTGCAGGACGTTGCTCTCGCCGCCCATCTTGTGCGTGGCGACATCGTTGGCGACGATCCAGTCCGCGCCCTTGCGGGCAAGCTTGGCCCTGGCGTGATCGAGCACATCGTTTGTTTCGGCGGCAAAGCCTACGACCAGCGGCGGGCGACGATCGGACTTGCACAGCGTGGCAAGGATATCGGGGTTTTCGACCAGTTGCAGCGGCGGGACTGCGCCGGAGCCGTCCTTCTTTATCTTCTGCAGGGCTTCTCCGGCGCTGCGCCAATCAGCCACGGCGGCGACCATGATCGCGACGTCGGCCGGTAGCGCCGCATCGACGGCAGCGGCCATCTGGCGCGCTGTTTCCACATCGATCCGGGTTACGCCCTGTGGCGTGGGCAGGTTCACCGGGCCGGAGACGAGCGTGACCGAAGCACCTGCGCGGGCAGCGGCGGCGGCGATGGCGTAGCCCTGCTTCCCGCTAGAGCGGTTGGCGATGTAACGCACCGGGTCGATCGGTTCGTGGGTGGGGCCTGCGGTGATGAGGACGTGGCGGCCGGTGAGCGGCTTGCTCCCGCTGCCAAGCTGGCGCGCGATTTCCGCAACGATCGCAGGCGGTTCGGGCAGGCGGCCGGGGCCGAATTCGCCACAGGCCATTGCGCCTTCGTCGGGCTCCATCACCGTCACGCCATCGCCGCGCAGGGTGGCGACGTTGCGCTGCGTGGCGGGGTGCTGCCACATGCGCACGTTCATGGCGGGAACGGCAAGGACCGGCTTGTCGGTGGCGAGGAGCAGGGTGGTGGCGAGGTCATTGGCGATGCCGCCCGCCATGCGGGCCATGAGGTCTGCCGTGGCGGGGCAGACGACGACGAGATCGGCCTGGCGCGAGAGCTGGATGTGGCCCATCTCGACCTCGTTCTTGAGGTCCCACAAGGTGGTGTGGACGGGGTTTTCGCTCAATGCCGCGAGCGTCATCGCGGTGACGAAGTGCGCGCCGCCCTCGGTCAGTACGCAGGTAACGTCCGCGCCTTCCTTGTGCAGCAGGCGGACGAGTTCGCATGACTTGTAGGCCGCGATGCCGCCGCCAACGATGAGCAGGATGCGTGTTCCCTTCATGGACGGGGCTTGTGCAATGGCAGGGGCTTGCGCGCAATCCTTTTGCGTGACCGGATCGGATGCGGCACAGTCTGCATCAAACCATG is a window of Novosphingobium sp. THN1 DNA encoding:
- the coaBC gene encoding bifunctional phosphopantothenoylcysteine decarboxylase/phosphopantothenate--cysteine ligase CoaBC → MKGTRILLIVGGGIAAYKSCELVRLLHKEGADVTCVLTEGGAHFVTAMTLAALSENPVHTTLWDLKNEVEMGHIQLSRQADLVVVCPATADLMARMAGGIANDLATTLLLATDKPVLAVPAMNVRMWQHPATQRNVATLRGDGVTVMEPDEGAMACGEFGPGRLPEPPAIVAEIARQLGSGSKPLTGRHVLITAGPTHEPIDPVRYIANRSSGKQGYAIAAAAARAGASVTLVSGPVNLPTPQGVTRIDVETARQMAAAVDAALPADVAIMVAAVADWRSAGEALQKIKKDGSGAVPPLQLVENPDILATLCKSDRRPPLVVGFAAETNDVLDHARAKLARKGADWIVANDVATHKMGGESNVLHIVSAAGVETLPELPKDAAAALLIERIANALA